A segment of the Bacillus licheniformis DSM 13 = ATCC 14580 genome:
GCCTTTTGTCGAAGTGCTGTCAAAAGGCACGATCCAGATCGGCACAAGGGCGATATTTACGCTGATCATCGTACTCGTGGCGCTTTCCGAGTCGCTCGGTGCAGAAAACATTCTCGGCGCGTTTTTAGCCGGGGTGCTTGTTTCGCTGCTTTCGCCGAACAAAGAGCTCGTTCAGCAGCTTGATTCATTCGGCTACGGGTTCCTCATCCCGATCTTCTTTGTCATGACAGGCGTCAAATTGGACATTTGGTCGCTGTTTGGCAATCCGAAAATTTTAGTGATGATCCCGCTTCTGTTTGTGGCTCTGTTAATCAGCAAAGTCGTTCCGGTGCTGTTTTTGAAAAAGTGGTATGACATGAAAACCGTGCTGGCTTCCGGTTTTCTCCTGACTTCCACGCTTTCTCTGGTGATCGCGGCGACAACGATCGGCGAGCGCATCGGCATCATTGACGCGCAGATGTCCGGCGCGCTGATTTTGGTGGCTGTCATTACATGCATCATCACACCGACCGGCTTTAAAAAATTAATGCCGAAAACGGAAAGCGAAAAAGAGAAAAAGACGATCACCTTTATCGGCGCGAATCAAATGACGCTGCCGGTCACGCTTGAACTTTCTCCAGAAGATTATCACGTCAGAATCCTGCATGTCCGGCAGGAAAAGAAGGAAGAAAAGCTGGCGGATCCGGTGTTTGACGTTGAAGTTTTGCCAGATTATGAATACGAAACGCTTCAATCATTCGGCGTTTTCCAAACGGATATACTCGTCGTGGCGACAGGCAGCGAAGAGCGCAATACAGGGATCGCCCTTTATGCGAAGGAGCAGAAAGTCGCGAGAATTATCGCCAGCGCAGATTCCCCAGACGCCGAATCGAGGCTGAAAGAAAACGGAATTGATACATTCTCCATTCTGCTTTCCACGAAAACGCTGCTGCGCGCGCTTATCGAGGCGCCTGGCGTTATGAAACTTTTGACGAACCAGGATGCGTCGCTGTATCAGATCAATATGAGCAATGAGCGATTTGACGGCGTCCTGTTAAGGGAGTTTCCGTTTACGGGAGATGTCATCTTCGTCCGGATTTTCCGCGGGGTTGACAGCATCGTGCCCCATGGGGATACAAGGCTGCAAATGGGTGACAGGCTGATCGCCACCGGTTCGCGCGAATATATTGCGGAATTGAAAAAAACGCTTGGAGACTGATGCTTGACCATTTTGCAATTCGTGATAAGATTAAAGTATAAACTGAATGAACAAGAAATGTTTTCCACTAGGGGAGTCCTTGATAAGGGCTGAGATAAAAGTTTGACTTTTAGACCCTCATAACCTGAACAGGTTCAAACCTGCGTAGGGAAGTGGCACGGTATTTGAGTATGTATATATGCAAATTCCAAACCACTTTCCTTGCGGGAAAGTGGTTTTTTTATGTTCAGAATCGAAGGAGGAGCCTTGAAATGAAGTTTTCAGAAGAATGCCGAAACAGCGCTGCAACTTGGTGGGAAGGGAGTTTTGTCCATCCGTTTATTCAAGGAATTGGAGACGGCACACTTCCGGTTGACCGATTTAAATACTATGTCATGCAGGATTCCTACTATTTGACCCACTTTGCCAAAGTCCAATCCTTTGGAGCGGCATATGCTCACGATCTATATACGACAAGCCGGATGGCCGAACACGCGAAAGGGACATATGAAGCCGAGATGTCGCTCCACAGGAAATTCACCGATCTATTGGGCATCACAAAGGAAGAGCTGGAGTCGTTTCAGCCGTCGCCGACAGCGTATGCGTACACATCGCATTTGTACCGTTCTGTCGTCAGCGGCAGTTTTGCGGAAATACTCGCTGCTTTGCTTCCTTGCTATTGGCTCTATTATGACGTCGGCGAAACGCTGAAAACGTGCAGGCCTGACAACGCGATTTATCAGGAATGGATCGCGACATACGGAGGAGACTGGTTTAAAAAATCTGTAACGGAACAGATCAACCGCTTCGATGAGCTGGCTGAAAACGCCGATGAGAAAACGCGCGCGAAGATGAAGGAGAATTTCGTCATCTCCAGCTTCTACGAATACCGGTTCTGGGATATGGCCTATCAAAAAGAAAGCTGGTCAAAAAGCGGGGTGGATCAGCTTGCATCTGCACGCGATCACCGATGACAAGCACTCCGTGGAAGAGCTTTCAGCAAAAATCATCTCGATTCACGATGCCGTTGACTTTATCCACATCAGGGAAAGGTCAAAAAAAGTAAGCGAAATATCAAGTTTGATCGATCGCCTGGCCGAAGAAGGCGTTGATAAGCGAAAGCTCATCATCAACGACAGGGTGGATATTGCTTTGTTTCATCATATTCACCGGGTTCAGCTGCCTTCACACGGCTTTTCCGTCAAAAGTGTAAGAAGCCGTTTTCCGCATTTGAAAATCGGAAAGTCCGTACATTCACCTGAAGAAGCGGTGCAGGCTGAAACTGAAGGTGCAGATTACGTGCTGTTCGGCCACATTTTTGAAACGGACTGTAAAAAGGGCCGGAAAGGAAGAGGAGCTCTGAGCTTGGCAGAAGTGAAGGCGGCTGTCCGCATTCCGGTCATTGCGATCGGAGGGATTACCGAACAACGTCTGGCGGAAGTCAAAATGGCAGACGGCATCGCCGTGATGTCGGGGATCTTTTCCCATGACAGACCGAATGAGGCGGCCGCGCGGCTTGCCAGTCTCGCGAAGGGAGATTCATATGAGAAAGCGCTATGATACGATCGTGATCGGCGGAGGCATCATCGGGACTTCCATCGCTTATCATCTTGCGAAAGCGGGGAAAAAAACGGCCGTGTTTGAAAGCGGGGAAGTCGGCAAAAAAGCGACGAGCGCGGCTGCGGGCATGCTCGGCGCCCATGCGGAATGCGATAAACCCGGTACCTTTTTCGAATTTGCCAGAGCCAGTCAAAAAGCCTATAAGCGCCTGACGGGGGAATTGAAAGACATAAGCGGCATTGATATCAGAAGGCATGACGGAGGGATATTAAAGCTGGCATTTTCAGAAAGCGACCGCGAACACCTGATGCAAATGGGTGCACTGGATTCTGTGGAATGGCTTGAAGCTGATGAAGTATATAAATTAGAACCGAATGCCGGAAAAGGAATTCTCGGCGCCAATTTTATCAGGGACGACGTCCATGTCGAACCGGCTGCAGTGTGCAGGGCATTTGCCAGGGGAGCCCGGATGCTCGGTGCAGATGTCTTCGAGTATACGCCCGTTTTATCGATAGAATCCGAAGCGGGGGCCGTCCGCGTCACGTCCGCTTCCGGCACAGCGGAGGCGGAGCACGCTGTCATTGCAAGCGGCGTGTGGAGCGGAGCTTTGTTTAAACAAATCGGCTTAGACAAAAGGTTTTACCCCGTCAAAGGGGAGTGCCTGTCCGTATGGAATGACGGCATCTCTTTGACGAGAACGCTTTACCATGATCATTGCTACATCGTTCCGCGCCATAGCGGAAGGCTTGTCGTCGGCGCGACGATGAAGCCCGGGGACTGGAATGAGCAGCCGGAACTTGGCGGAATCGAGGAGTTGATCCGAAAAGCCAAGTCGATGCTCCCTGGGATTGAATCCATGAAAATCGACCAATGCTGGGCCGGGTTGCGTCCCGAAACAGGGGATGGCAATCCGTATATCGGAAGACATCCTGAAAATGACCGGATTTTGTTTGCTGCCGGACATTTCAGAAACGGCATCCTCCTGGCACCTGCAACCGGTGAGATGATGGCAGACATGATCCTCGGCAATCCGGTCAAAACAGAGTGGATCGAGGCGTTTAAAGCGGAGCGAAAGGAGGCTGTGCACAGGTGAACATTCAGCTCAACGGCCGGAAAATAGAGTGGAGAGACGACGGCGGCACGATTTATGATTTGCTCGCATCCTACAATTTGGAAAATCGTGTTGTCGTTGTTGAAAAAAACAGGCGGATTATCGGAAAAGACCAATATCAAACGGTCAAATTGGAAGAACACGATGTCATCGAAATCGTTCATTTTGTCGGAGGGGGATAAACCGTTATGTTAAAAATCGCAGATCGTCAATTTTCATCAAGATTATTGCTCGGTACAGGGAAGTATCCGTCATTTGAGATTCAAAAAGAGGCCGTCAGCGCATCTGAATCGGAGATCCTGACGTTTGCCGTCAGACGGATGAATATTTTTGAAGAATCTCAGCCTAATTTTTTGGAGCAGCTCGATTTAAGCCGTTATACGCTTTTGCCGAATACGGCAGGAGCAAAAACGGCTGAGGAAGCCGTCCGGATCGCCAAGCTTGCCAAAGCAAGCGGTCTTTGCGACATGATCAAAGTCGAAGTGATCGGCTGTGACCGTTCGCTTCTGCCGGACCCGGTAGAAACGCTGAAGGCGTCAGAAACCTTGCTTGAAGAAGGCTTCATTGTACTGCCGTATACATCGGATGATGTCGTCCTCGCGAGAAAACTTGAAGAGCTCGGCGTGCACGCCATTATGCCCGGGGCCTCTCCGATCGGTTCGGGACAAGGAATCATCAATCCGCTCAACCTGTCGTTCATCATTGAACAGGCTAAGGTTCCCGTTATCGTGGATGCCGGAATCGGTTCTCCGAAAGATGCGGCATACGCAATGGAACTCGGTGCTGACGGGGTGCTTTTGAACACGGCAGTGAGCGGGGCGAAAGATCCGGTCCAAATGGCGAAGGCTATGAAGTTTGCCGTTGAAGCGGGCAGGCTCGGATATCTTGCCGGACGAATTCCGGAAAAGAACTACGGCATCGCCAGCAGCCCTGAAGAAGGGAAGTTGACGATTTGACCGGCAGGTATTCAAGACAGGAGCTCTTTCACCCGATCGGACCGGACGGCCAGGAAAAATTAAGCCGCGCCCGCGTCCTCGTGATCGGTGCTGGGGCTTTGGGCGCGGCCAGCGCAGAAATGCTGGTGAGGGCCGGGGTCGGTTCGCTGACGATAGCCGACAGAGATTATGTGGAATGGAGCAATCTCCAGCGCCAGCAGCTCTATACGGAACAGGATGTGATTGATCATATGCCAAAGGCCGCCGCCGCTGAAAAAAGGCTGCGCCTGATCAACAGCTCTGTTCAAGTAACCGGAATCGTAGCGGATGTTACTGCGGAAAAAGCGCTCGAGCTTGCGGAGGAAGCGTCCCTGATCGTCGATGCGACGGATAATTTTGAAACACGGCTGATCATGAACGACGCGGCGGTCAAATTAGGCATCCCTTTCCTGTACGGCGCGTGTGTCGCAAGCTATGGCATCACATATAGCGTAATTCCGGGAAAAACGCCGTGTCTTCATTGTCTTTTGGGGCATTTGCCTGCGAATACCATGACGTGCGACACAGCAGGGGTGATCGGTCCGGTCGTCCAGCAGGTTGCCGCATACCAGGTAACAGATGCCCTGAAGCTGCTGACCGGGCATGAACCGTCAGGGATGCTCCGCTCATTTGATATTTGGACAAATGAGCGGTCTGAAGTCCGGGCTGACACGCTTAAACATGAGACATGTCCGACGTGCGGAAAAGGCGAGTTTCCGTTTCTTTCAGCTGAAAACGAAACAAAAGCAGCCGTTCTTTGCGGCAGACAAACGGTTCAGATCAGGCCGGCCGCGGAACAGCCGCTGGAACTGGAATCGCTTGCTGCCAAATTAAAAAAAGCCGGTTTAAATGTGACGGGAAATCCTTATTTAGTTTCCTGCCGTGCGGAGGATTTTAAGTTCGTGATTTTTCGGGATGGACGTGCTTTAATTCACGGAACGAATGACATCAATCGCGCGAAAACGATATATCACAGGTGGATTGGCTAAAAGGCCGAAGGGAGTGCAAACATCATGAGCATATATAAAGCATTAACAATCGCCGGATCGGATTCAGGAGGCGGAGCCGGCATTCAAGCCGACATTAAAACATTTCAGGAGCTTGGCGTCTTCGGCATGACAGTTTTGACAGCAGTCACTGCGCAAAATACAACAGGGGTTCACGGCGTCTACCCGCTTTCTCCGGAAGCGCTCGGCGCACAGATTGATGCAGTGGCAGAAGATTTAAAACCTGACGCCGTGAAAACAGGGATGCTGTGGAGCGCGGAGATGATTGAGGTCACTGCTGAAAAAATTGCAGCATATGAGCTTAAACGTGTGATCGTCGATCCTGTCATGATCGCCAAAGGCGGCGCTTCACTATTGAATGAGGAAGCTGTTGAAACATTGAAACGGCGCCTTCTTCCGCTTGCTTATGCGGTAACGCCAAACATTCCCGAAGCCGAAGTGCTGACAGGGAGAAGCATTCAAACAATGGAAGACCGCAAAAAAGCAGCTCGTGACTTGCATGAAATGGGCGTCCGCAACATTATCATCAAGGGAGGTCATCAGCCTGAGGATGGCAAAGTAACCGATCTCCTCTTCGACGGAGAGACGTTCACAGAAAAAACCAATTCCTATATTAAGACGAAAAATACCCATGGAACAGGCTGTACATTTGCCGCGGCTCTTACGGCGCAATCAGCGAAAGGAAACGGGATTCAAGGAGCTTTCCGCATCGCTGAGGCTTTCGTCCACGAAGCGGTTGTACACAGCCTTGATTTTGGAGCCGGCCACGGACCGACCAACCATTTTGCATATCAAAAGTTATCCAACGCAGGGTTGGAACTGTAGTCCCGCAATAAGAAAGAATCAATATCGCGGCAGAGCATCAAAAACGGCCTCTGCCGCTTTTTATATTCTGAAATTGTCAGCCTGCTATTAATTGTGATACTATATATTATGATCAGGTACTAATAAAATGTTAATCATTAGGAGGATTTCATACATATGAATTTATCACTAGAAGGCCGGAATATCGTCGTCATGGGTGTAGCAAATAAACGAAGCATCGCATGGGGAATCGCCCGCTCGCTTCACAATGCAGGCGCAAGGCTGATTTTTACGTATGCGGGCGAGCGGCTTGAAAAATCGGTCAAGGAGCTGGCTGATTCTTTGGAGCGAAACGATTCAATCGTACTTCCTTGTGATGTCACTAATGACCAGGAAATTGAAGCATGCTTCGCCGACATCAAAAAAGAAGTCGGGGTCATCCACGGCATTGCACACTGCATCGCTTTCGCCAACAAAGAAGACTTGGCTGGCGAATACTTAAATACTACCCGCGACGGTTTTCTGCTCGCACACAATATCAGCTCCTACTCTCTGACAGCGGTCGCTAAAGCGGCGCGCGGCATCATGACTGAAGGCGGAAGCATCGTCACGCTGACATACCTTGGCGGCGAGCGCGTTGTATCCAACTACAATGTCATGGGTGTTGCGAAAGCATCGCTTGATGCCAGCGTCAAATACTTGGCGAGCGATCTCGGAAAAGACGGAATCCGCGTCAACAGCATTTCCGCAGGGCCGATCCGGACATTGTCCGCAAAAGGAATCAGCGACTTCAACTCGATTTTAAAAGAAATCGAAGAGCGCGCGCCGCTTCGCCGCACAACGACTCCGGAAGAAGTCGGCGACACGGCTGCTTTCCTGTTCAGCGACCTTTCCCGCGGCATGACCGGCGAAAACCTGCATGTTGATTCAGGCTACCATATCATCGCGCGATAAAATAGCGCTAAAAAAGCAATCCGCTAAAGGATTGCTTTTTCTTTTCTTCTGATTTCTCCTTTTTTGCATATAGATATACCATGAACAGATCGGAGGGATCAAGATGTCTAGCAGAAAACACGATGCGGAGCAAAAGCCGCTCATGTATATTGTGCAGCCGGACTATGATAAGGCAGAGGCGAACATGCAGGATATTCTGATTAAAAGAAAGAAGAAAGCAAAGCCCGAAGCTTCCGAACAAAAAGCGCGGCGGAAGGAACAGCAGGATGAAGCCGTCCGGCCCGACGAAAAAGACGGAGCTGAAGCGGTGTTTAACGATGAGGCGAATCGATCCGAAAAAGGAGTCAAACCGATTAAAAAGCCGCTCAGCAAGATGACGATTGCCGAGAAAATCGACTTTTTGGCAAGCCTTCCCGGCAATATGCCGAAAACCCTTTGTCTCATTGAAGCAGACGGGAAGACATACAGGGGAACGATCGTCGGAAAGAAGGGCGATTCCGTCTTTGTCAGAACGTCGAGCAAAGGGGCTCCGGCGGAACTGCCGATCGAGAGCATTACCTCCTTGCACCCGCTCGGCTTTTAAATACACAAGATAAAAAAAGTCCCGATTCAGGGACTTTTTAATTTGAACGATTGATCAGTTTTGGATTTAAGCATTCGATCGCACAGAAGCATTCCAGATCGACTTCAATGCAGAAACTTGTTTTTTCCAAGCGGAACACATCGCAAATTTTGTCTTTATCTTCTGTGAAATCGAGAACGCGGCGATTATCATCAAAGGCAATCAACAGTCTCAATGTAGCGCAGCAGTCATCAATGTTTTCAACTCTGAAAAACACGGTGCTGAAGCAAGGACCTGCCTGAAGTTCTCCGACATTTCCAAACGCTACGAACGGCTTAGACTTAGAAGTGTATAAAATAAACGGAATGGTGTCGCCTAAGTGTCTCGAAGGGGAAAGCAGGTTGCTGAAGCAGCTTGTCGGGCAGCCTTCTTCCTCAATGGCGTTTTGCAGATCGTGAATGTTTTCAACGGCTTCGCACACGCAATTTTCGGCTGAACATTTCGTCATGTTATGATCCCTCCTAGTTCAGGATTTAAAATTTCGTTTTTCGGCCTGGCCTTTCTATTGGTAAAAGGAGCTGCCGAAAGCCGGCAGCTTTCGTGAAAAGACTGGCATCAAGCCGATCATATCGGCCGGCTTGATGCAGCCTGACACCTTTTAACCGTGGTGGTGATTGTGTTTTTTGTCTGCTGCGCGATCAACTAGGTCAGGTGACAGACATTGAATCGCACAGAAACAAGTCAAGTCAACCTCGATGCAAAAGTCCGTCTTTTCAAGCCCGAAAAAGTCAGGGTCACAAGGATGGCAGACGCTTAATGTGTCGCCGTTTATGTCCACAGGCCTCAGGATTGAAAGCGTTGCACAGCAATCTTTGAGACTTTCTGCCCGGAAGAAAATCGATTCGAAGCACTGCATATCATCTGAAAATCCGCCGACATTTCCAAATGTTGAAAACAGTCCGCCTTTTTTGTCGTACAAAAGGAACGGAATCGTGTCTTTACCGGAAACCGTCGGACTCAGCAGGTTGCCAAAGCAGCTTGTCGAGCACGCTGTTGTTTCCTCAACGGCATCCTGTTCTTTTATAATCTGTTCTACTGCATCGCATACACAATTTTCATGCCGGCCATGGTGTTTTCCGCAGCTCATGGATTTCAGCTCCTTTTTATAGGGATATTTGACTTTAGTCTTTAACAACATATGTACCCGTGCCCTTGTTGGTGTGGGTAATCGTCTATAAAAATGAAGAAAAGCAGAGCTGGTTGGCTCTGCTTTTTGAATTATAGAAGGCCGACGATAAGGGCGGTGATGGTGATTACAACAGTTTGAACAAATGTGCTTACGATGATAGCTGTGTCTGTATCTTCGGTTGTGACATGTACATTTCTGGAATTATCGATCACCAATTTTTGTCTGTTCGTTTGTTTATTGGCAGTTACCTGCAACAGATCAGTTGTGACAAGTTCGGCTAGATCAGGATCATCGATAATGGCGAGAATAATAGTAACAGCTAGTGTTTGTGCAGCTGTCATGACTGATGCCAACGTTTGTGTGTCTTCAGTTGAGACTTGAACATCACAAGAGTCTTTAATGATGATCGTTTCATCTGAGAGCTGTTTGTTAAGATGAAGTTGATCTAGGTCAGAATCGATAAAGCCATTTTGCCCTTTCCTACCACAGTTGCAAGTATAGTCGTCACATAATTTTTTCTTAGGATAACTAGGGTGATAATCGTTGCCTGGATGTTCGCATTCCGGGTCAAGCGCAATCCATGAATATGGTCTTGTTTCCATTTCTTTTCCTCCTTCCATTTACTATTATTAAATGTTGTAACTCCTTAACTTGTATAAGACAGATACCCTACTACAAATCCCCATTTTTTTCTGCTGAAGTATCTGACTCGGTTGAATTTTCCGCTGTTGCTGTGTTTTCTTGCTCCCTCCGTTGTCGAAGTTTTTCTCTCAGTCTATTTGTTCTGTTTCTTCTTCTTCTTGGTCTCTCGCCATTTTCTGATGACGCATCAGCGTTCTTTTCTCTCTTTGTCCCTTTTTCATTCGGTGCGGCTGCTTTTTCTTTCTGTTTTTGAACCAAAGCATCGGTTTGTTTTTTTAGATCTTCCAGCATATTGAAAATATTTTCTTTTTCTTCTTCTGAGAGCGTCCGAACTTTATCGCTGGTTACTCCCCGATTTTTCAAGATATTTTTAACAACTGATTTCATTATCGGATCTACGTTCTCTTGAAGTTTTTCAAAATCTGCCAATTGTTTCTCACCTCAATTTCTTTAAAAATATTAGAAAGAAAGGAAGGCTTAAAGTATGTCAAGCTCTGTGATAAGCGCGATCAGCACTTCGGTTAAAACTTGGACGGAAAGCAGGATCTCCAGCGAGGAAAGCGTAATGGTGACATTGCGGCTGCCGATGACTTTGATGATGACTCTTCTCCTGCTTTGCAGCCTGTGTACGGCTAAAAGGTGTTCTGAGACAATGTCTGCTGTATCCTCGTCTTCGATCGCAAGCTGAGCCGATAAAATCGTCAAAGAGATCACGATGGCTTGTAAAGAGAGAGCTGCTGTTATGTTTGCCGTGTTTACCGTGACATGTTCTGAATCAATTACTTCAATGAGCTGGTCATATTCCCGGTGTAATTCGTCAAATGTTTCTGCGTACAGCGCTTCGGCTTTTTCATGAAACGACATAACTTTCACTCCTTTCTTATCCACACTTTATTAAATGCAGACCGGTACCATAGCGGAATGAGAAAAACATACATTTCAGCACCCAAATTTGCTGTTTTAGGGAAGGCGGTTCCGGCATATATTTGGAAACAGGAAGGGGGAGCCCTGTGATACAAAGCTGGTTTTTATTTTTTTTATTTTCTATCGCGGTATTTCGGCTGACGAGGCTGATTGTGTTCGACACGATCATGGCGCCGTTTAGAAGCCTGTTTCATGAAGAGGTTGAAGAAAAAAACGAAAAAACGGGAGAGACCGAAACGTATCTTGTCATGAAAGGAAAAGGCGTGAGAGCGTGGGTCGGCGAGCTGCTGAGCTGCTATTGGTGCACGGGCGTGTGGTGTACCGCGTTTTTGCTTGTTTTTTACGCATTTGTTCCGGTCATTGCTGAATGGCTGATTCTTCTGCTTTCGATCGCCGGCCTGGCTGGAGTATTGGAAACGATCGTTTCCAAATGGCTCGATTGAATGGGGATTTGTCATTAGCAACTTATGAAAAGAAGACTCATATAATGGCGTATAAGCATGAGAAAGGAAGGAATGCAATGAGACAAGTGAAAAGAAGGCAGCAAGGCCGATTAACGAACGCTTCCAGCAATCATCAGTCCACTTTCTCAAAAAAAGTGAAGAAAAAAGGCTGCGGATGCGGCAAAAAAAAGAGAACCTATTAATATCAAAAAAAGCCGGAATGCATCCGGTTTTTTTGTTGCCAATTTTTCTTCTGGTGCATACACCATCATAAGGAGGGGAAGCGATGAATTTATTTGAACAGCTGGTTGAATCGATATACCGCAAACATGATCAAACTCAAGCCGGCCATGACAAGGTGCTCTTTGAACAGCAGAAGGAACTGGAGACATTTGACCGCTCGGCCGAACAGTTCGGCAGGCAGATCGAAGCGTTTGCGGAGAATGCCGAAAAATGGCTGGGAGAGGACGGGAGTCTGCCAGGCATTTTTAAATAATCCACAGAAGCCCTATG
Coding sequences within it:
- the tenI gene encoding thiazole tautomerase TenI — translated: MHLHAITDDKHSVEELSAKIISIHDAVDFIHIRERSKKVSEISSLIDRLAEEGVDKRKLIINDRVDIALFHHIHRVQLPSHGFSVKSVRSRFPHLKIGKSVHSPEEAVQAETEGADYVLFGHIFETDCKKGRKGRGALSLAEVKAAVRIPVIAIGGITEQRLAEVKMADGIAVMSGIFSHDRPNEAAARLASLAKGDSYEKAL
- a CDS encoding CotY/CotZ family spore coat protein yields the protein MSCGKHHGRHENCVCDAVEQIIKEQDAVEETTACSTSCFGNLLSPTVSGKDTIPFLLYDKKGGLFSTFGNVGGFSDDMQCFESIFFRAESLKDCCATLSILRPVDINGDTLSVCHPCDPDFFGLEKTDFCIEVDLTCFCAIQCLSPDLVDRAADKKHNHHHG
- a CDS encoding monovalent cation:proton antiporter family protein, whose protein sequence is MEHTSVSSLVVVLIIAFLTPILLHRFRLSIPVVVAEIIMGLIIGKSGFDLVAQHDTWLETLSMLGFIFLMFLSGLEIDFSVFEKGKKKQLLPSGKEAPNTFKTASVIFIAVFILSLGLSYSFVMAGFIDNAFLMTLIISTISLGVVVPTLKEERLMKTNIGQIILLVAVIADLVTMILLAVFASIYGDENSNMWLLMILFAAGVVLYIFGRVFKKRPFVEVLSKGTIQIGTRAIFTLIIVLVALSESLGAENILGAFLAGVLVSLLSPNKELVQQLDSFGYGFLIPIFFVMTGVKLDIWSLFGNPKILVMIPLLFVALLISKVVPVLFLKKWYDMKTVLASGFLLTSTLSLVIAATTIGERIGIIDAQMSGALILVAVITCIITPTGFKKLMPKTESEKEKKTITFIGANQMTLPVTLELSPEDYHVRILHVRQEKKEEKLADPVFDVEVLPDYEYETLQSFGVFQTDILVVATGSEERNTGIALYAKEQKVARIIASADSPDAESRLKENGIDTFSILLSTKTLLRALIEAPGVMKLLTNQDASLYQINMSNERFDGVLLREFPFTGDVIFVRIFRGVDSIVPHGDTRLQMGDRLIATGSREYIAELKKTLGD
- a CDS encoding spore coat protein, whose protein sequence is METRPYSWIALDPECEHPGNDYHPSYPKKKLCDDYTCNCGRKGQNGFIDSDLDQLHLNKQLSDETIIIKDSCDVQVSTEDTQTLASVMTAAQTLAVTIILAIIDDPDLAELVTTDLLQVTANKQTNRQKLVIDNSRNVHVTTEDTDTAIIVSTFVQTVVITITALIVGLL
- a CDS encoding CotY/CotZ family spore coat protein, coding for MTKCSAENCVCEAVENIHDLQNAIEEEGCPTSCFSNLLSPSRHLGDTIPFILYTSKSKPFVAFGNVGELQAGPCFSTVFFRVENIDDCCATLRLLIAFDDNRRVLDFTEDKDKICDVFRLEKTSFCIEVDLECFCAIECLNPKLINRSN
- the tenA gene encoding thiaminase II: MKFSEECRNSAATWWEGSFVHPFIQGIGDGTLPVDRFKYYVMQDSYYLTHFAKVQSFGAAYAHDLYTTSRMAEHAKGTYEAEMSLHRKFTDLLGITKEELESFQPSPTAYAYTSHLYRSVVSGSFAEILAALLPCYWLYYDVGETLKTCRPDNAIYQEWIATYGGDWFKKSVTEQINRFDELAENADEKTRAKMKENFVISSFYEYRFWDMAYQKESWSKSGVDQLASARDHR
- the fabI gene encoding enoyl-ACP reductase FabI, with product MNLSLEGRNIVVMGVANKRSIAWGIARSLHNAGARLIFTYAGERLEKSVKELADSLERNDSIVLPCDVTNDQEIEACFADIKKEVGVIHGIAHCIAFANKEDLAGEYLNTTRDGFLLAHNISSYSLTAVAKAARGIMTEGGSIVTLTYLGGERVVSNYNVMGVAKASLDASVKYLASDLGKDGIRVNSISAGPIRTLSAKGISDFNSILKEIEERAPLRRTTTPEEVGDTAAFLFSDLSRGMTGENLHVDSGYHIIAR
- the thiS gene encoding sulfur carrier protein ThiS; amino-acid sequence: MNIQLNGRKIEWRDDGGTIYDLLASYNLENRVVVVEKNRRIIGKDQYQTVKLEEHDVIEIVHFVGGG
- a CDS encoding thiazole synthase, which codes for MLKIADRQFSSRLLLGTGKYPSFEIQKEAVSASESEILTFAVRRMNIFEESQPNFLEQLDLSRYTLLPNTAGAKTAEEAVRIAKLAKASGLCDMIKVEVIGCDRSLLPDPVETLKASETLLEEGFIVLPYTSDDVVLARKLEELGVHAIMPGASPIGSGQGIINPLNLSFIIEQAKVPVIVDAGIGSPKDAAYAMELGADGVLLNTAVSGAKDPVQMAKAMKFAVEAGRLGYLAGRIPEKNYGIASSPEEGKLTI
- the thiO gene encoding glycine oxidase ThiO; this translates as MRKRYDTIVIGGGIIGTSIAYHLAKAGKKTAVFESGEVGKKATSAAAGMLGAHAECDKPGTFFEFARASQKAYKRLTGELKDISGIDIRRHDGGILKLAFSESDREHLMQMGALDSVEWLEADEVYKLEPNAGKGILGANFIRDDVHVEPAAVCRAFARGARMLGADVFEYTPVLSIESEAGAVRVTSASGTAEAEHAVIASGVWSGALFKQIGLDKRFYPVKGECLSVWNDGISLTRTLYHDHCYIVPRHSGRLVVGATMKPGDWNEQPELGGIEELIRKAKSMLPGIESMKIDQCWAGLRPETGDGNPYIGRHPENDRILFAAGHFRNGILLAPATGEMMADMILGNPVKTEWIEAFKAERKEAVHR
- the thiD gene encoding bifunctional hydroxymethylpyrimidine kinase/phosphomethylpyrimidine kinase; this encodes MSIYKALTIAGSDSGGGAGIQADIKTFQELGVFGMTVLTAVTAQNTTGVHGVYPLSPEALGAQIDAVAEDLKPDAVKTGMLWSAEMIEVTAEKIAAYELKRVIVDPVMIAKGGASLLNEEAVETLKRRLLPLAYAVTPNIPEAEVLTGRSIQTMEDRKKAARDLHEMGVRNIIIKGGHQPEDGKVTDLLFDGETFTEKTNSYIKTKNTHGTGCTFAAALTAQSAKGNGIQGAFRIAEAFVHEAVVHSLDFGAGHGPTNHFAYQKLSNAGLEL
- a CDS encoding CotO family spore coat protein, coding for MSSRKHDAEQKPLMYIVQPDYDKAEANMQDILIKRKKKAKPEASEQKARRKEQQDEAVRPDEKDGAEAVFNDEANRSEKGVKPIKKPLSKMTIAEKIDFLASLPGNMPKTLCLIEADGKTYRGTIVGKKGDSVFVRTSSKGAPAELPIESITSLHPLGF
- a CDS encoding thiazole biosynthesis adenylyltransferase ThiF, producing MTGRYSRQELFHPIGPDGQEKLSRARVLVIGAGALGAASAEMLVRAGVGSLTIADRDYVEWSNLQRQQLYTEQDVIDHMPKAAAAEKRLRLINSSVQVTGIVADVTAEKALELAEEASLIVDATDNFETRLIMNDAAVKLGIPFLYGACVASYGITYSVIPGKTPCLHCLLGHLPANTMTCDTAGVIGPVVQQVAAYQVTDALKLLTGHEPSGMLRSFDIWTNERSEVRADTLKHETCPTCGKGEFPFLSAENETKAAVLCGRQTVQIRPAAEQPLELESLAAKLKKAGLNVTGNPYLVSCRAEDFKFVIFRDGRALIHGTNDINRAKTIYHRWIG